In the genome of Drosophila yakuba strain Tai18E2 chromosome 3R, Prin_Dyak_Tai18E2_2.1, whole genome shotgun sequence, one region contains:
- the LOC6538229 gene encoding DNA-binding protein D-ETS-4 isoform X2, whose amino-acid sequence MPHSPQLKPHQFQAQTPTDQYSSYADNFDLSLLPQESAPAPIPTTVFQYNAPQIKVECAWDSQPPLQQQQQQQQPPAPYNIPSSHQLIPPPAYPHSAYPSPQSSPLQSEFAAYGLGRFGGSYDSLNSPSPSLEAVSIKQELHILPPSPPESNCETPSPRSSCGESIKAEPLDADIESLIDLNSLLQQQSVHSTQSLQDTKPDHQLLRECLEDTSFQKRHNLKPLALESFIGGLAEVRGDFEPVISLALEHAKREADAICAELQISQDPNGWSPAQVHAWLRSTLAQFRLPPVADLELHFCENGAALALLSEEEFVRRLPESGSTLHAQLEIWKMAYADQPAHQQHSQQSASTDLWPASYAMPNFDLDYNEDSEDDDDMDTDAPVAPLNGSSTSPPATTASNGATATVKRVNGGRTGGGGSHIHLWQFLKELLASPQVNGTAIRWIDRSKGIFKIEDSVRVAKLWGRRKNRPAMNYDKLSRSIRQYYKKGIMKKTERSQRLVYQFCHPYSQ is encoded by the exons ATGCCTCACAGTCCGCAGCTGAAGCCACATCAATTCCAGGCCCAGACGCCAACGGATCAGTACTCCTCCTATGCAGACAACTTCGACCTGTCGCTGCTGCCGCAGGAGTCCGCACCCGCACCCATTCCCACCACCGTCTTCCAGTACAACGCGCCCCAGATCAAGGTCGAGTGCGCCTGGGACAGCCAGCCCCCCctccagcaacagcaacagcaacagcagccccCTGCGCCCTACAACATCCCCTCCAGCCACCAGCTGATTCCACCGCCCGCCTACCCGCACAGTGCCTACCCCTCGCCGCAATCCAGTCCGCTGCAGTCGGAGTTCGCGGCCTACGGACTTGGCCGATTTGGCGGTAGCTACGACAGCCTGAACAGTCCATCGCCCTCCCTGGAGGCGGTTAGCATCAAGCAGGAGCTGCACATCCTGCCACCCTCGCCGCCAGAGTCCAACTGCGAAACGCCATCGCCCAGATCCTCCTGCGGCGAGAGCATCAAGGCCGAGCCCTTGGATGCGGACATCGAGAGCCTCATCGATCTGAATTCTCTACTGCAGCAGCAGAGTGTACACAGTACACAGAGTCTGCAGGACACCAAGCCCGATCATCAGCTGCTGCGTGAGTGCCTCGAGGACACCAGCTTCCAGAAGCGGCACAACCTGAAGCCCCTGGCTCTGGAATCCTTCATCGGTGGCTTGGCCGAAGTGCGCGGCGACTTTGAGCCCGTCATTTCACTGGCCCTGGAACATGCCAAACGTGAGGCGGACGCCATCTGCGCGGAGCTGCAGATATCGCAGG ATCCCAATGGCTGGTCGCCCGCCCAGGTGCACGCATGGCTGCGATCCACCTTGGCCCAGTTCAGATTGCCGCCGGTTGCCGACTTGGAGCTGCACTTCTGCGAAAACGGTGCCGCACTGGCATTACTCAGCGAGGAGGAATTCGTGCGTCGACTACCAGAG AGCGGCAGCACACTGCACGCCCAGTTGGAGATTTGGAAGATGGCCTACGCCGACCAGCCCGCTCATCAGCAGCATTCCCAGCAGTCTGCGAGCACTGATCTCTGGCCGGCCAGCTATGCGATGCCCAATTTTGATCTGGACTACAACGAGGACAGCGAAG ATGACGACGATATGGACACAGATGCACCAGTGGCACCTCTGAACGGCAGCTCCACTTCACCGCCCGCTACCACCGCTTCCAATGGAGCTACGGCTACAGTGAAACGCGTCAATGGTGGACGAACAGGCGGCGGTGGTTCGCACATTCACCTGTGGCAGTTCCTCAAGGAGCTGCTGGCCTCGCCGCAGGTGAACGGCACGGCCATCCGGTGGATCGACCGCAGCAAGGGCATCTTCAAGATCGAGGACTCGGTGAGGGTGGCCAAGTTGTGGGGTCGGCGCAAGAATCGACCGGCGATGAACTACGATAAGTTGTCCCGCTCCATTCGGCAGTACTACAAGAAGGGCATCATGAAGAAGACGGAGCGGTCACAGCGGCTGGTCTATCAGTTCTGCCATCCCTACAGCCAGTAG
- the LOC6538229 gene encoding DNA-binding protein D-ETS-4 isoform X1, translating into MEYEKMLYMPASEMPHSPQLKPHQFQAQTPTDQYSSYADNFDLSLLPQESAPAPIPTTVFQYNAPQIKVECAWDSQPPLQQQQQQQQPPAPYNIPSSHQLIPPPAYPHSAYPSPQSSPLQSEFAAYGLGRFGGSYDSLNSPSPSLEAVSIKQELHILPPSPPESNCETPSPRSSCGESIKAEPLDADIESLIDLNSLLQQQSVHSTQSLQDTKPDHQLLRECLEDTSFQKRHNLKPLALESFIGGLAEVRGDFEPVISLALEHAKREADAICAELQISQDPNGWSPAQVHAWLRSTLAQFRLPPVADLELHFCENGAALALLSEEEFVRRLPESGSTLHAQLEIWKMAYADQPAHQQHSQQSASTDLWPASYAMPNFDLDYNEDSEDDDDMDTDAPVAPLNGSSTSPPATTASNGATATVKRVNGGRTGGGGSHIHLWQFLKELLASPQVNGTAIRWIDRSKGIFKIEDSVRVAKLWGRRKNRPAMNYDKLSRSIRQYYKKGIMKKTERSQRLVYQFCHPYSQ; encoded by the exons ATGGAGTACGAGAAAATGTTGTACATGCCAGCCAGTGAG ATGCCTCACAGTCCGCAGCTGAAGCCACATCAATTCCAGGCCCAGACGCCAACGGATCAGTACTCCTCCTATGCAGACAACTTCGACCTGTCGCTGCTGCCGCAGGAGTCCGCACCCGCACCCATTCCCACCACCGTCTTCCAGTACAACGCGCCCCAGATCAAGGTCGAGTGCGCCTGGGACAGCCAGCCCCCCctccagcaacagcaacagcaacagcagccccCTGCGCCCTACAACATCCCCTCCAGCCACCAGCTGATTCCACCGCCCGCCTACCCGCACAGTGCCTACCCCTCGCCGCAATCCAGTCCGCTGCAGTCGGAGTTCGCGGCCTACGGACTTGGCCGATTTGGCGGTAGCTACGACAGCCTGAACAGTCCATCGCCCTCCCTGGAGGCGGTTAGCATCAAGCAGGAGCTGCACATCCTGCCACCCTCGCCGCCAGAGTCCAACTGCGAAACGCCATCGCCCAGATCCTCCTGCGGCGAGAGCATCAAGGCCGAGCCCTTGGATGCGGACATCGAGAGCCTCATCGATCTGAATTCTCTACTGCAGCAGCAGAGTGTACACAGTACACAGAGTCTGCAGGACACCAAGCCCGATCATCAGCTGCTGCGTGAGTGCCTCGAGGACACCAGCTTCCAGAAGCGGCACAACCTGAAGCCCCTGGCTCTGGAATCCTTCATCGGTGGCTTGGCCGAAGTGCGCGGCGACTTTGAGCCCGTCATTTCACTGGCCCTGGAACATGCCAAACGTGAGGCGGACGCCATCTGCGCGGAGCTGCAGATATCGCAGG ATCCCAATGGCTGGTCGCCCGCCCAGGTGCACGCATGGCTGCGATCCACCTTGGCCCAGTTCAGATTGCCGCCGGTTGCCGACTTGGAGCTGCACTTCTGCGAAAACGGTGCCGCACTGGCATTACTCAGCGAGGAGGAATTCGTGCGTCGACTACCAGAG AGCGGCAGCACACTGCACGCCCAGTTGGAGATTTGGAAGATGGCCTACGCCGACCAGCCCGCTCATCAGCAGCATTCCCAGCAGTCTGCGAGCACTGATCTCTGGCCGGCCAGCTATGCGATGCCCAATTTTGATCTGGACTACAACGAGGACAGCGAAG ATGACGACGATATGGACACAGATGCACCAGTGGCACCTCTGAACGGCAGCTCCACTTCACCGCCCGCTACCACCGCTTCCAATGGAGCTACGGCTACAGTGAAACGCGTCAATGGTGGACGAACAGGCGGCGGTGGTTCGCACATTCACCTGTGGCAGTTCCTCAAGGAGCTGCTGGCCTCGCCGCAGGTGAACGGCACGGCCATCCGGTGGATCGACCGCAGCAAGGGCATCTTCAAGATCGAGGACTCGGTGAGGGTGGCCAAGTTGTGGGGTCGGCGCAAGAATCGACCGGCGATGAACTACGATAAGTTGTCCCGCTCCATTCGGCAGTACTACAAGAAGGGCATCATGAAGAAGACGGAGCGGTCACAGCGGCTGGTCTATCAGTTCTGCCATCCCTACAGCCAGTAG